The Candidatus Methylacidithermus pantelleriae genome includes the window TGCCGCATCCGGAGGGCGATCGAGTTCGAATCACTTTGGACGGCAAATTTTTGCCGTACCGTGTTTTCTAGGCCGGTGGGTTTTTGGATGAGATAGGCGGAGAGACGTTGGCTTAGTCGCTGACCTTTTTATGGAAAGACGGCGACCGGACCTTCAAAACCAGGGTTACGACCGACCCGGGTTTTCAGCGATTGAGAGCTTCCCTTGCCAATGCGACGGTAGAGGATCCTCTGCTCATCGATCCTTTTTCTAGGCCGTGGAGAAGAGGCAATGCTTTTTACAAGCTCACCGACTGCCACGTTAAGAGTTCCGATTCCCCACTCAGGAGGAAAAGTATTCTTACTTGAAAGATTACCGAACCGCCGGTAAAGAACTCAAGGAAGTATGATTTGCTCTTTTGCATCTTGGCCGCGTCTCACGCGACGGGGGAGGTCTTCCAAGCGCTGGTTGATCAGTTGGCTTCGATGAATTGAAGGTAGATTTTCGCCGTTGTGGGCAAACTCTATGGGTAAGAGTACCTGCGTCGAAGCGAACCGAAAGCAAACCTCATGGTCCTGGCGGCTTAAGATCAAACTGTACCCTGACCCTGGTCTAGTAGCGGTTTAGACCTTCTTCCAATCCGGATGTTTCGTTGCTCGGTTGTGCCGTCCGTGTGGGGGCTAGCAGAACAAGCTGCGCGGTTTCAACGGTAGTGATCACTCGGTCAAGAGCCAAACGCTCGCCCAGCGCTTGTGCAAGCGTCTGGGCGTCGGCCTGCGCGTCAGGTGCAGCAGAAACTAAAGCTTCTCTTTGCAAGGTAGGGGCTAAAGATGGCTCGGAGTTAGGATCGTCGATGCGGCTGATGCCCGCCTGCGTTGCTGCCGCAAGAAAAGCTGCAAGCTTGGACAAATGCCGGACTGGAATCTCGATGTGCTTCGTCCCCTGGTATCCGACG containing:
- a CDS encoding SIMPL domain-containing protein, translated to MLQHGRGPRKAQVPSAAIIRRAQYHESEKPRRFVGYQGTKHIEIPVRHLSKLAAFLAAATQAGISRIDDPNSEPSLAPTLQREALVSAAPDAQADAQTLAQALGERLALDRVITTVETAQLVLLAPTRTAQPSNETSGLEEGLNRY